The segment ataatttacaagactaaaaatacattaatccTTTTCTATCGACTAATGAACTATATACATCACAACAGGAAATCATGTATCCATCGCTAAGAAATCTGGCGAGTTGGTAGATCTATAAGAGTCATCGGCAGTTAGGGTTGTGGCATCGCTATCACTGATTTCGTGCGGGATATCTCTTGTTTCTGACAAGTCTTGCTTCCTCCTTGAGTGAACCTCCTTTTGACCACCATCTCGCTGTTTTTCTGAGCTTGAAGTGCTCGAGGACTCTGAATGCGGCTTCCTGGAAGGCGGTGTCAGGTCGGCCAAACCAACGCTGCTGTTGCCTGCCTTGAATTTACTCATGTCAGGGTACGACTTGTCTTCAGCCTTAGGCAGAACGTCCAGTTCCATGTCCTCAGGGCTCTGTTGAAAGAAATCGAAAGTGTTAGTTCGGTTTCTTGCCGATtcttcttttatttcttttaaggAAACTCAGTGAGTTAGTTCTTGGCCCATCATATCTCATAATCTCCACACATTGGGCCACAAAGCCGTCTTTACATGTGCAATTGCTactcaaaatatattacattTGTTTGGCAGATGTAATACTCAATTTACCAACTGTCACACTGAAAACAGCAATTCTCCCtattgtgataaaattttataatcatttGGGCTACCACATGTCCAGGCGGgtcaaattgtaattaaagaatcaacaaaaaaaatgtacagaCCTCAGGGTCACTAACCTCTGGAGGTGGAAAGTTGTGCTTTGGAACTTTGGCATGGCAAGGGCAGAAGGTGTTGGGAAAAATGGCCAAGACTGGTTCCTGACAGGGTGGCAGGTCGGCTTGCACAGCTCCGCAAGGACGCAAGAGCAGCTGCTGCGTGTCGTTGAGGATGTGCTTCAGACACAGTTTGGCATACGGCATGGCTTTGTCGTCACATTTCACTCCACCCTCTGTGAAGGTACACCGAGAAGCGTGGCTCTGACGATTCGGATGCGAAGAGAGCAGAGCCTGAAtggaaagtaaaatatttaaaaaaaggaaacctGCATGCGGGcagaaatgattattttttttgtatgatGCTTGTTTCTCGatgcaattaaaagaaaattactaattaaaaCTTGGTGTAGAATTTTTGCAATACTGAcattctgaatatttttcgtatttttacactcattgtcagagaaaaattatcacgGTGAGAGGCTGGAGGAAAGTACGGCTCAAATTGAGAACGCAACATAAAGAGTTTTACAACGAGAGAGAGGCCGGACGCTTTTAGATCTCACTGGGAGCAAGGTTATCACTCAGtgttttcaccactggtttttaataCTCAAATTTTACCAATCTCGCAGTGATTGTATTTTCTGTGTACCATATTTTTCAAGCTGGTGACTTGCCAAcagattcaaataattttcacaaaatactGCAGAGTTAGGATGAGAATTTTTCCAAGTAATAGTAACGCACCTGAACTTTTCTGTCCTTCTCCCTCTTGTGCAAGACTGCCTCAACGCCGAACAATTTGTGATATCTATTCAATGCCTGCAGTTTTTTGTATGCTGACTGCTCCTCCGAGGAGGCCTTTGGTTGTTGGTGGATGCTCACTGAAATGGCAAACAGACTGTTGAGAAAGTAATACAAAATTGGCTCTTGTTTTAGTCTGGAGAATAGAGTTCGTCCCATCATATCTCATAATCTCCGCACATTGGGCAACTAGGCAGATCTATCCTCAGCTTCCACAGCTCAGGCACTGCTTACCAAAAAGCAGGCCGTCATCGGCAGCGTCCGCTTTGTATAAATCCACCAACCCCCTATtgcgtttctttttttaatcatttgggAATGATGCAGTTTTTGAGGAAGATTTAAATGACGCGTACTCATTGTTTCTTTCTCCTTCTTAATGGCAGCAAGGTAGTGACGTCTTTGTTCCCGAAGCTTAAACTGAAGACTGCGAAATTCTCTGACATACAGATTTTGCAGGCGAATCATACTTTCTTTGGCCTGAGCAACCACTTCCTCTTCTGTGTATACTCCAGCGTGCCTTCAAAgggagcaaaatttaattagattataATTCTGATCTTTTGACTAATTTTCAGAGGCATTTTTCAGGGCCATAAATCAGGCCAAGCCACCAGTGAAAATGGCCaggaaaaaatttcctaaGCCAATCCGACAAGCTGCCGCTTTAAATCTCAAGGCTGACACCTCCACTAATTTTCAAGTACCTCAAAGGGTCATCCATGTCGCTGTCTGCACTGTCGCCTTCGCTTTCACTGTCACCAGACCACGCCGCATCCAGGGTGACATTCCCTCCTTCACTCGGCTCGCTGTCCGAGTCGCTGGCCAAATCAAGCACCCTGGCTACTCCGTTGTTCAGCTTGGTGGCTTCGATATCTTCTACAAAatgcaattcaattcaaacacATAGCAGAATATATATAAGAGGTTTTACCGAACGGATTGATCACTTTGCCTGGGTGAGGAATATAGTGGTTGAGGGATTGCAAAAGTGTGTCTGCTGTTTCTTTCGGAGCTCGTTGCCTGCCACTGCGAAGCCTCATGGCCAAGGCTTTCCGACTGTGCTCTGCACAGTATCTGCTACAAGCCAATAATTAATCACGACATTTTGAGCTTCTCACGAATAATACCTGTCTTTTTTATCGATCTTTGGAGCGATGTTCAAGCACCTCTTGCCTGTTGAGTTGTAAGTGTATGCACATTGTTTGTACGGGGCTGCTGGGTCTTGCAGTATGTGTCTGAAGCAGTAGGGCGATATCTCATGGCGAGCTTGGTTGCAGTTACCCTGAATACAATTTTCTGACTGACGGCCAGCTTTCCCGGCTGTTTGACTAGACGCGTAAGATGTCCGGGCTGGCGTCCTTTGCATCTGCAatgagtttgttttaatttgcggTCAAATGCACACATTAATAATCAAACCTTAGGCTTTTTAGTAGCCTTTACGGCCTCTAAACCTCTGACGTGCATCGAGAAGGGATCTCTTACACTCGAAGAAGGTGTTCCTCAATGCCTGGCACTCTGTCGGGGTCTCTCCACTCTTCAGGCAATCTCGAGGAGATTTCCCTCGGACTTTAACACAGTCGCTTTCCAAGAGACACACTTTTAAATCTGCTCTGATTCCTGCACAAGGCGTTTGGtccttcaattttgaattttcatcttCAAATCGGAGCATCTGCACAGCTGAAATGGCGAGacatacataattattacGAATTCAGTCATTGAATCTTGCAATCAAAAGTGAGGCTtggtcaaatttaaatttcgcggTCTAAAGTTGCAGaacgcatttttttcaaacatgcAATGGTAGCAACGGTTATATAACTCTATTTTCagctattttaagaaaaacgcTGTTCTCTCACGTTCATCCGATTGATTATCTGTGATAGAGGAGTAAAGAACAACAAAACTCACTATTATCTTGACCAAATCGATGTGAAAACTGGCGAAGTCTCACAAGCGGTTGTGATGGTGGAATATGGAGGATGGGGACGGCGAAACTTATAATGACACGACACAGGCTACAGGCGCAGGCTGATGATTAATGATTGTAAAGCACAGGAAGCACGGAAGCAGCAGGGCTCAATCCGATGGACGCCGACCGAGCGACCGACTGTCATTTGTTTATACATTTACACTTTTCTTCGCTTATTACCCGCTTGATGGCGCTGGTGCCGCAGAAAGACGAGCAAAAAACCGGAACCTTTAGCTTTTTAGTCTTAGCAACCGGTATAAAAATTGACTAGAGTAAAAAATCGCGCATAACATTAATGTGCATAGCTCTACAAACaacgaaattttcattgtcaaattgaTCGTTGCCCTTTTCTTTCAACAAGCATTTGGTTGTTTAGCAATACACAATTGTTACGCCTCCAAGAATATTTAGTTAGTTGAGTCACTCATTTTGAATACCGGTAATAATAATTGGATAACCGAGAACCTGACCAGACCTGACTCACTCGCAATCACTGGCTGTccggaaattttgatttcttctgACTTTGACGCTGAGGAGCAGAGGAGGAAGATTTCTTGGCGACCTGACCTGTTTGCTGCTTGCTGGTCATCTTTCCATCTCCATCAATCAAGGCAAGTTAGTAGATAGGACGGAAATCTTGTGCCTACAATAGCTGGGCATATCTGCGGCCTGGTCTGTAAATAATATGGAAAAGCTAAAGTTTTCACCGCCGAGTTACAGGTCTCGCCACCACTAGTTTAACATGAGATCACCCTTCTCATCTAATCATAAGAACTGACGAGATGTGAATGATGCATAATAACGCGGCAGAAACTGTAGCTTTACCATAAGCACACGCTTCACACAGATCTAATCAAAGGTATCCCATGTAAACACACACCAGTtattaacgtttttaacttattttttcgcATTGAGCATATgtatttgatcattttttccaCACTACGTGCATGCAATGTAcatatgaattatttatacgCGTATGTATGCCACAAAGTTTGCAAGCCTACCTCTCTGTTTCGATCGGAGTTAGGCCGCTGCTTGATTAGAGAGGTATGTTTTTTGACAATTAAACACGAAAGGAATCTGGGTTTTCGgtccaaatttttaacatggGCTCATGGGAAATGTTTTAGCTTGCTTCCTCagggctttaaaatattttagtgcatctttaattcttctctttcaaaacttaaacagaaaaatacttttaaaataaatgttaattaatacGAAAATCTAGAGCAtaagaaatgtttttctttttcgagggGGATGAAGAATTGCAACTTTGGGCTAGAGGGTAAGCACCtctaaaaaatcattcaattcaGCTTAAAGGGAGGTTGGGTCTAGTTCattttgtttagtttttgcgattctgatggttaaaaaTGGAGATTATGCagttacaaaaaaatcgatttttgaaacatttctaCTTGCTCGTGTTTTTAAGTGAATTTACTcgtgaataaatattctatcTCTGTGAAATTTTTCGCCTCCAAAGTTCGGAATTGTCATGGGACTACttttgaacacattttctaattttcaaaagcaaattcTAGAATAcacttggatttttttaattattgaaacctTCCTTTTTGActcattttcaaagtttttggaaccataataaaaaaagtaaaagattAACAtctctttgaataaattacgtGCTTAACCAAGACTCAAGCCAATTAACCTCTATACaacgttaaattttttaaaagctaatttatctaattcctattcgttaaataaattgaaaaatattggatAAAAGCGAGTACCTCCACAAACCTTAATGttcataataatatattaatattttgtcgaAACATCCGCAaaacactgttttttttaatacagtggttttttccggaaaaaaacgattttgtgTGCGAATCCCGATCCCAAAAACCGGAATCCGGTTTTTCACACGGAACCGGAATTTTTTAACCGGAACAGGACCGGACaggattttctccaaatagtTAAAACAAGAACCGGAAACAaccggaataattttttccggaaCTGGAAAGACAGGATTGGAAAATCTGTTCTTGTATAcgctctaattttaatttcgcctTGAAGGtgtcgaatttaatttaaagaggaatgatactgcaaaagcctggaaaatgcttgttgccaatgcataaactcgtcccttaggttTCAGTTAAAGcttaaattgacctaagaagcgctgtatttttttgagaaaattggctggaaatggaaagggctgtctccttacttgaaatccgatttaatttcaaaaccatgagtttccccaataagtggcatgtaccgttgaacagatctcgacgagaggaatcggaatatgccgagaaaatatgttcgagcactgtaaattttggagaaaattggcaaaatttgaatttttattgtaggaaggtcattttttattattgcaaattgttgaacaaattgtttatcggtcaattgttgatggcatccaacaattcaaataattttcaattgtcgcccaatatcattttaaagcctaaattgacctaagaagcactgtaattttttgagaaaattggctggaaagttgccttgcttttcaaatggtaatggctgtctccttacttgaaatccgatttaatttcaaaaccaagagtttccccaataagtggcaaacaccgttggacagatctcgacgagaggaatcgaaatatgtcaagaaaatatgttcgagcactgtacatttcggagaaaattggcaaaatttgaatttttattgtaggaaggtcattttttatgattgcaaattgttgaacaaattgtttaaggcatccaacaatttaaataattttcaattgttgcccagcatcattccactttaaactaaaaaatcatcttttctGGTGcattgttgtaaaaattttaaaatcgggGCAGTTTTATTCTTGATAGATAATGGCGGGAAAAAGAGACGCTGTGCTCGggtcaacaatttttaagctgGTACATCCTGTCAGCCATATTGGGGATTTTTGAACAACAAAAAGCACAATGAATTTTCTACCTGAAGCCCAAGCAGCAAAATACATGAGGGGAAGGATAGGCAGCAGCACAAACAACCATTGTTACAAAATATGTGTCCCGTCCACTGACCTACACCCTCCTTTTTGTCTCGTCACGATTCCttctttgtattttaaaattttctggcaatatttcaagtagagctcattttcttaaatatttctcaatatCTGctttattatgaaatatttttattgcctcgTGTTGGCGAAATATGAACCTTGAAATCAGGGAACAATGAGATTTCTAAAGTAGAGCGCAATAATGTTTGTTAAGGGCACAAAAGCTCATACAGAAATATCTCTCCCTATTATGTCTCCAACATAAAGGAGACCCACCAGCAACATACAGGAGACCGGCCAGCAGGTGTTCCTAAAGAATGTGATGCAGGTGGTTACTACTACCCAATAAGACGCGGAGGGTTTAACAAGACAGCGCACAAGGGACAACAATGAGCTTTTGCCTTCTGACGGTCGGCGTTGACCGACACATTTTCAGCGTCAGCAGTCTTTTCGCCCCCGTATTTATTTAAGAACGCCATGTTAAATTGGTCCGCGCTGACGCTGACGGTTGGAAACGGTCGAAAAAGCTCAAATGATCAGGTGCAACCCGTACCAATCGAAAGCTTAAGAGTTTATCTATTATAAAACGTCGGAATGAAACCGGTGCTAAGCGCGTTCTTCGAGAAAACCGCGATGCAAAAAGATGGAATTTGATTCGCGTAAATGTAAACAAGAAATAAACAGTAGTTaaaaaatgcgaccactcgagtGCTTCAGGGTTCCGAATAGAGCGTattcaagaaaggtttttctgttcctgtcctgtcctgttcctgttccaaatttggatttccggtcctgtcctgttcctgtttttcctgtttttttttaatttaattccatttaacaaattgatcttttattaatttttttacctgtttttttgtttgcttttaattatttgaaaattccattttaacagattttcaaagtttttgaatTGTGTCTGTTGATATGTAATTCCTAATTCCtttttatgaacaaaacgGTAAATATATACTATGCACCCCGCACAGAATTTAATATCCAACAAagtgttttcaaaaaatgcttaaaatgaaaaaactgcagaaaactccgaaaaaatgttatttttgatGCATATTATTGTAGATTGTTTCGGTAAAAagcttgtttttttaataccacTGACTATAATTAAAGATttgtgctttaaaaaaaaatagagcaaaatTGTTTACGCCGTGGAGAATTTTTAGGCTAAATGTTTAGCTACATGAAAAAAAGTAAACGTCGTAAAGcagtatcaaaattaaaagatactTCCGAATTTTCCCCACCCGGGTTTTATCGGGTTTAACCAGGCTAAAAAACCCACTTGTTTACCCAAGGCTCCAATATTTTcagtatcaaaaataaaaaaatgcttggaaaataaaaattgttttttgctgttttttttaacgcTGAAAAGGtagtgctgcatttttgcacattaaagtggaatgatagtgatttttttattttaaaaaatgaaatttcatgttaagttaaccctaaccgacctattttttccatgtacttctgaccaaaagtgccccaaaatctaatttttcgaattttaccggttacgccctctttttttagcgtaggaaattaattgcttccggggtgagaaaatttatgaaaatttaatagtgagaagataaaaaatagtgcttttgagtcttgaaataaattttttattttttcaaaaattgcagattttcaaaaggggtctgtgtttggcttcattaaaattcacctgttcatagtagcgttaaatactgcctaaattcagaaagctgattaaatttccagtttttccccactcagcaaaattttctcaaatttaaaattttcgaaaaaaattcgactgaaaatttcacatgtccgttaaagaacgtttaaaatgttttggggaaaaatcaaaatacccaaaattaagttaatttattcaagaatcaactcagaaaaaaatgtttctttcattttaataattttaatgattttcagaggcaaactcggacccttatggccatcagagactgcgtataatataaataaatttgttattgattttcaaggacagattcattggttaccatgtgcgaaaatttcaaatttttctgataatgaaaacgtaattaaaaagataattgagttgcgcgccggccaccttctgtaatgcaaccagaagcgacggcgtgaaacgcccccctctgttggccagcagcgctgggcgctgaccaatcagattgtttttgccaattttctccgaaatttacagtgctgcactatgttttctcacatgatttggaatcctctcatcgagatctatcggacagccagagtctttttttggggaaatgcggaatttcagagaaaaccgtgattacacaattccgttgaaaattctccatttaatacaatgctaagtttgaggccgattttctcgaaattttaaagtgttgcctatctatttttttaactgtacatgatttttaggacccaatctgtatgtgtgttaaaggattttgcggggaaatccACTATCATTCCTCCTTAAGAGTTTATCTATTATAAAACGTCGGAATGAAACCGGTGCTTCGAGAAAACCGCGATGCAAAAAGATGGAATTTGATTCGCGTAAATGTAAACAAGAAATAAACAGTagttgaaaaatgcgaccactcgagtGGCCGTGGACCCTGACGAATAAAATATGTGGCTCAGGGTTCCGAATTTTCCCCACCCGGGTTTTATCGGGTTTAACCAGGCTAAAAAACCCACTTGTTTACCCAAGGCTCCAATATTTTCagcatcaaaaataaaaaatgcttggaaattaaaaaaattgttttttgctgtttttttttaacgctGAAAAGGtagtgctgcatttttgcacattaaaaaattggtaagTCCCGGGCCATgaggattaaatttcttcgtttcttgaaaaaaatgcagtgaatatcaaatttgaaaaaccccaaaaaaataCCATATTACCCCCCAATAAAAACcgggcaaaatgtaaaaaaacccGGGTTTTTCGGAACCCTGTCAGCGGCTGTGGCCTGTGCACTGCCGCTTTCCAATCTCATCCTAAGTTGGacagcaaaatttatgaagcCACCCGCGCAGTTCTTCGAACGTGcacgagttttttttacaacataGCTCGGAACCCGATTCGTGCCTGAAAACAAGCGCTAAAATTTTTCTCGGTTGTCGGCAGTAAATCATACCGAGAAGGTAGGGGTGGCCATATTCAAGTCAGTCGCGATCATCGGTCATTGCTTGCTAGTTCTCCGACTTGCCGCTTCAGAGAGGTAGCGCTGGATGCGTCTTCCCTTGCTGTTTAACGTGTGTCAACTAAATTCATTCGacatattattacaaaaagtGCGAGAATTATGCTTataactttaaataattttccactgcTACACCAGAGTTGATTAATTTACGAGTCATGAGTTGTGAATGTGCATCCTATGGTTGTTTCAGGCTAGTTCGAGAGTGCCTGGTGTGAAGATTTCGGTCCGAGCATCATGGCTTCCTCCCTAGAAAGTGAGGACAAGAGGTGGCTCTTCACGAAAGAGCATATTCTGGAATGCACGCCTTCCAGAATTGCGGGAGTTCCTTACGAAAAGGAATTATCCTACCGGCAGCAAGCTGCCAATTTCATCCAGGACATGGGTCAGCGCCTGAAAGTGtaagtaaaattcaaacattgCACGAAAGTCCAATATTTCCAGAATTTTCCACTATTACCGTTCCATGCTGTCCACTTTCCAATTCAGAATTGATCTTTTTCTTCGtttcttttgattaatttccattcgAATTGTtacaaattgataattttctgGCGCTCTGAGAttaatgtatgtatgtatgtatcgCATCTATTGCGTCATCCAGCTTGCACACGCCGCAATTTGTTTATCATATTGTGTCCTCTTTTGGGAAGGCAATGttgattttcttgattttttgtatgtttttATTACGATAATTTGATGGAATTAAAGAATATATTGGTTTGCCACGTGGGAAAGCGGTTAATTCTGATGCGACCTTAGTGGTGAGTGAAAGACTCAAAGTTCTTTGACCCCTCTGGTCGctgtataatattttgttttatttatacgaACATACATACAATATTTCCActctgaaaattggaaatggaTCGCTGCCGtgtaaaagtttatttatttactgtaAGTCTCCCctcttttttcataattttgttaatatttgcattatttatgtgtCTAAATTTGGCAATACATGAGGCAAAATAGCCACGCAGAACATTAATATgtatagataatttttaaactaattccacaaccatttatt is part of the Cloeon dipterum chromosome 1, ieCloDipt1.1, whole genome shotgun sequence genome and harbors:
- the LOC135934286 gene encoding KAT8 regulatory NSL complex subunit 2-like isoform X2 produces the protein MHVRGLEAVKATKKPKMQRTPARTSYASSQTAGKAGRQSENCIQGNCNQARHEISPYCFRHILQDPAAPYKQCAYTYNSTGKRCLNIAPKIDKKDRYCAEHSRKALAMRLRSGRQRAPKETADTLLQSLNHYIPHPGKVINPFEDIEATKLNNGVARVLDLASDSDSEPSEGGNVTLDAAWSGDSESEGDSADSDMDDPLRHAGVYTEEEVVAQAKESMIRLQNLYVREFRSLQFKLREQRRHYLAAIKKEKETMMSIHQQPKASSEEQSAYKKLQALNRYHKLFGVEAVLHKREKDRKVQALLSSHPNRQSHASRCTFTEGGVKCDDKAMPYAKLCLKHILNDTQQLLLRPCGAVQADLPPCQEPVLAIFPNTFCPCHAKVPKHNFPPPEVSDPESPEDMELDVLPKAEDKSYPDMSKFKAGNSSVGLADLTPPSRKPHSESSSTSSSEKQRDGGQKEVHSRRKQDLSETRDIPHEISDSDATTLTADDSYRSTNSPDFLAMDT
- the LOC135934286 gene encoding KAT8 regulatory NSL complex subunit 2-like isoform X4, whose protein sequence is MHVRGLEAVKATKKPKMQRTPARTSYASSQTAGKAGRQSENCIQGNCNQARHEISPYCFRHILQDPAAPYKQCAYTYNSTGKRCLNIAPKIDKKDSRYCAEHSRKALAMRLRSGRQRAPKETADTLLQSLNHYIPHPGKVINPFEDIEATKLNNGVARVLDLASDSDSEPSEGGNVTLDAAWSGDSESEGDSADSDMDDPLRHAGVYTEEEVVAQAKESMIRLQNLYVREFRSLQFKLREQRRHYLAAIKKEKETMMSIHQQPKASSEEQSAYKKLQALNRYHKLFGVEAVLHKREKDRKVQALLSSHPNRQSHASRCTFTEGGVKCDDKAMPYAKLCLKHILNDTQQLLLRPCGAVQADLPPCQEPVLAIFPNTFCPCHAKVPKHNFPPPESPEDMELDVLPKAEDKSYPDMSKFKAGNSSVGLADLTPPSRKPHSESSSTSSSEKQRDGGQKEVHSRRKQDLSETRDIPHEISDSDATTLTADDSYRSTNSPDFLAMDT
- the LOC135934286 gene encoding KAT8 regulatory NSL complex subunit 2-like isoform X1, producing MHVRGLEAVKATKKPKMQRTPARTSYASSQTAGKAGRQSENCIQGNCNQARHEISPYCFRHILQDPAAPYKQCAYTYNSTGKRCLNIAPKIDKKDSRYCAEHSRKALAMRLRSGRQRAPKETADTLLQSLNHYIPHPGKVINPFEDIEATKLNNGVARVLDLASDSDSEPSEGGNVTLDAAWSGDSESEGDSADSDMDDPLRHAGVYTEEEVVAQAKESMIRLQNLYVREFRSLQFKLREQRRHYLAAIKKEKETMMSIHQQPKASSEEQSAYKKLQALNRYHKLFGVEAVLHKREKDRKVQALLSSHPNRQSHASRCTFTEGGVKCDDKAMPYAKLCLKHILNDTQQLLLRPCGAVQADLPPCQEPVLAIFPNTFCPCHAKVPKHNFPPPEVSDPESPEDMELDVLPKAEDKSYPDMSKFKAGNSSVGLADLTPPSRKPHSESSSTSSSEKQRDGGQKEVHSRRKQDLSETRDIPHEISDSDATTLTADDSYRSTNSPDFLAMDT
- the LOC135934286 gene encoding KAT8 regulatory NSL complex subunit 2-like isoform X3; its protein translation is MHVRGLEAVKATKKPKMQRTPARTSYASSQTAGKAGRQSENCIQGNCNQARHEISPYCFRHILQDPAAPYKQCAYTYNSTGKRCLNIAPKIDKKDSRYCAEHSRKALAMRLRSGRQRAPKETADTLLQSLNHYIPHPGKVINPFDIEATKLNNGVARVLDLASDSDSEPSEGGNVTLDAAWSGDSESEGDSADSDMDDPLRHAGVYTEEEVVAQAKESMIRLQNLYVREFRSLQFKLREQRRHYLAAIKKEKETMMSIHQQPKASSEEQSAYKKLQALNRYHKLFGVEAVLHKREKDRKVQALLSSHPNRQSHASRCTFTEGGVKCDDKAMPYAKLCLKHILNDTQQLLLRPCGAVQADLPPCQEPVLAIFPNTFCPCHAKVPKHNFPPPEVSDPESPEDMELDVLPKAEDKSYPDMSKFKAGNSSVGLADLTPPSRKPHSESSSTSSSEKQRDGGQKEVHSRRKQDLSETRDIPHEISDSDATTLTADDSYRSTNSPDFLAMDT
- the LOC135934286 gene encoding cytochrome c oxidase assembly factor 5-like isoform X5; translation: MLRFEDENSKLKDQTPCAGIRADLKVCLLESDCVKVRGKSPRDCLKSGETPTECQALRNTFFECKRSLLDARQRFRGRKGY